The Ranitomeya variabilis isolate aRanVar5 chromosome 7, aRanVar5.hap1, whole genome shotgun sequence genome includes a window with the following:
- the LOC143785282 gene encoding sulfotransferase 1C1-like encodes MDPELIEKLAEEMKNMTVKIGEIEGILLPKTTCDSWEQIYNFQAREDDILISTFPKAGTTWMQEIVDLIMLNGDVEKSMRAPCFIKVPFIELNVDPGMSGVNAANAMESPRLLKTHLPIQLLPPSFWEKNAKVIYVARNAKDCLVSYFHFHRLNKGLPDPGTWNEFFSTFLSGNVPWGSWFDHVIGWWNVKDQHQILYVFYEDMIEDPKREITKIAKFLDKELSAEVLETVLHHTSFAAMKENPMANFSALPSFIFDQSISPFMRKGKVGDWKNHFSVSQNIVFDEEYKKKMEGSGMSFRTEL; translated from the exons ATGGATCCTGAATTAATAGAGAAATTGGCTGAAGAAATGAAGAACATGACGGTAAAAATAGGGGAGATCGAAGGAATTCTGCTCCCCAAAACCACCTGCGACTCCTGGGAACAAATATATAACTTTCAGGCCCGAGAGGACGATATCCTGATCTCTACATTTCCTAAAGCAG GGACTACGTGGATGCAGGAGATTGTGGACCTGATAATGCTGAATGGGGATGTGGAGAAGAGCATGCGGGCCCCGTGCTTTATCAAGGTGCCGTTCATAGAGCTAAATGTGGATCCCGGGATGTCGG GTGTGAACGCTGCTAACGCCATGGAGTCACCGCGCCTCCTAAAAACTCACTTACCGATCCAGCTCTTGCCGCCATCTTTCTGGGAGAAGAACGCCAAG GTCATTTACGTTGCTCGGAACGCCAAAGACTGCTTGGTCTCCTACTTCCATTTCCACAGGTTGAATAAAGGATTACCAGATCCTGGGACCTGGAATGAATTTTTCTCAACGTTCTTATCTGGAAACG TTCCTTGGGGCAGTTGGTTTGACCACGTCATCGGATGGTGGAACGTAAAAGACCAGCACCAAATTCTCTATGTCTTCTACGAGGACATGATTGAG GACCCAAAACGAGAAATCACAAAAATAGCAAAATTTCTGGACAAAGAGCTGAGTGCGGAGGTGCTGGAGACCGTTCTGCACCACACATCCTTCGCAGCCATGAAGGAAAACCCGATGGCCAACTTCAGTGCCCTGCCGTCCTTTATATTTGACCAGTCCATCTCGCCCTTCATGAGGAAAG GTAAAGTTGGAGACTGGAAGAATCATTTCTCGGTGTCCCAGAATATTGTATTTGATGAGGAATACAAGAAGAAGATGGAGGGCAGCGGGATGAGCTTCCGCACCGAGCTATGA